Proteins from a genomic interval of Clostridium sp. 'deep sea':
- a CDS encoding protein kinase, with protein MAENKYNNNINNSKIILSNNTVYDHNTNKTVYENNSHEPLNTGLVLNDKYQLIDILSNNTGEAAIYLCLYNNQNYVAKIYFKSHKHKQEISKRINNVNSNYVIKILEEGWLGERFYEIMPYYHQGDLLQAGKIDYKTLKNLIIPCINEGLKDIHQIGVLHRDIKPNNIFFNDTKSKVILGDFGISTTLKNENSVVYTSVARTLGYASPETAHGYFSKESDYYAFGITILHLALGKSPFLNMTEQQIVFNTLNKAIEIPKTVELSLAYLIKGLTLKDRTQRWGYNEVVKWLKGNPIKLVNSYNIKPQNVYVFEANSYTNLGELAIGLAHSWQQAKKHLYRGLIQDFLKQHGQDLVSKCIDCTNEKNKDIGLFKLLYILNKDLPLCWRGQTFKTLKDLGTLINSQLPTIQERYLTMLQSKVLSHYMQIKGFNASKIASVRYIEKLAQTNKVKAYLKLSYLLTNNSQFKFQDKSFYKLNDLLIYLKQQQNYLQTNVNILNKSLYFLTWLEQLGFIEQLKSFEKNQIDIFSLLESCVINKQLVRDLYIIKLSKTKQYYLYKNLNSYNFINSQAFQLLKNITTLQFNNELCIANLKQNELKLSQYFEQFLGLYQNNPLLYGLKEYPITAKNLENNLVNNSPLEFSKQNEIKEHIQQWSQEAKKIAHNNISTIKKDNALLVKRREVIFTPKILVVFKMLISVITVLIATRYLWSAKNIFSTTTSSTVISLYICLLVLCLFSVHKIGKTVVWLNYKKQYKAINSQIKQLQQFFTDEYLNNNKLKIEHYFNHIKDNSGELFVHKQQKLLNINRLLNERKTIIYKANMPLVKLKYALVIFVLIISAIYTSGSLPTYIQKFQQVTGLQLKTAQTYVYYQPKIKANVRDKGSLTGQVLFVVSKDQKLKYLNQQTQDNEGRVWYYVETQKGKGWICKKIIKPIE; from the coding sequence ATGGCTGAAAATAAATATAATAACAACATAAATAATTCGAAAATTATATTGAGTAATAATACTGTGTATGATCATAACACCAATAAAACAGTTTATGAAAATAATAGCCATGAACCTCTTAATACAGGATTAGTACTTAATGACAAGTATCAGCTAATAGATATACTTTCTAACAATACCGGAGAAGCAGCTATTTACTTGTGTTTATATAATAATCAAAACTATGTTGCCAAAATATATTTTAAGAGTCATAAACATAAACAAGAAATCTCAAAGCGTATAAACAATGTTAATTCAAATTATGTTATTAAAATTTTAGAAGAGGGCTGGCTGGGCGAACGTTTTTACGAAATAATGCCTTACTACCATCAAGGAGATTTATTACAGGCAGGAAAAATAGATTATAAAACCCTAAAAAATTTAATAATACCTTGCATTAATGAAGGATTAAAAGATATTCACCAAATAGGAGTTTTACATAGAGATATAAAGCCTAATAATATTTTTTTTAACGATACTAAAAGCAAAGTAATTTTAGGCGACTTTGGTATAAGTACAACCTTAAAGAATGAAAATAGCGTTGTATATACCTCGGTTGCAAGAACACTTGGTTATGCCTCTCCGGAAACAGCACATGGTTATTTTTCTAAGGAGTCAGACTACTACGCTTTTGGTATTACCATACTGCATCTTGCTTTAGGAAAAAGCCCCTTTTTAAATATGACAGAGCAGCAAATAGTGTTTAATACCCTAAATAAAGCAATTGAAATACCCAAAACAGTAGAGCTTTCACTAGCCTACTTAATAAAAGGCCTTACCCTAAAAGATAGAACACAACGTTGGGGATACAACGAGGTTGTAAAATGGTTAAAAGGAAATCCTATAAAACTAGTAAATAGCTATAATATAAAACCCCAAAATGTTTATGTATTTGAGGCAAATAGTTATACTAACTTAGGTGAACTTGCTATAGGCTTAGCTCATAGCTGGCAGCAGGCTAAAAAACATTTGTACCGGGGACTAATACAAGACTTTTTAAAACAGCATGGTCAAGACCTAGTATCTAAGTGTATAGATTGCACTAATGAAAAAAATAAAGATATAGGATTGTTTAAACTGCTTTATATACTTAACAAAGATTTGCCTTTATGCTGGCGAGGACAAACCTTTAAGACACTAAAAGATTTAGGTACATTAATTAATTCTCAATTGCCAACAATTCAAGAAAGATATCTGACTATGTTACAAAGTAAAGTCTTATCTCACTATATGCAAATAAAAGGATTTAATGCAAGTAAAATAGCCAGTGTAAGGTATATTGAAAAACTAGCTCAAACAAATAAGGTTAAGGCTTATTTAAAATTAAGTTACTTGTTAACAAATAATAGTCAATTTAAATTTCAAGATAAAAGCTTTTATAAGCTTAACGATTTACTAATATATTTAAAACAGCAGCAAAATTATCTACAAACTAATGTTAATATCTTAAACAAGAGCCTGTACTTTTTAACTTGGTTAGAGCAATTAGGTTTTATAGAGCAGTTAAAAAGTTTTGAAAAGAATCAAATAGATATATTTTCTCTTTTAGAGAGCTGTGTTATTAATAAACAGCTTGTACGTGATTTATATATCATAAAATTAAGTAAAACAAAGCAATATTACCTATATAAAAACCTTAACTCGTACAATTTTATAAACTCTCAAGCTTTCCAGTTATTAAAAAACATTACTACTTTACAATTTAATAATGAGCTTTGTATAGCTAATCTTAAACAAAATGAGTTAAAACTAAGCCAATATTTTGAGCAATTTTTAGGGTTATATCAAAATAATCCTTTACTATATGGCTTAAAAGAATACCCTATTACAGCTAAAAACCTAGAGAATAATTTAGTAAATAATAGTCCTCTAGAGTTTTCTAAGCAAAACGAAATTAAAGAGCACATTCAACAATGGTCTCAAGAGGCTAAAAAAATTGCCCATAACAATATATCTACTATAAAAAAAGATAACGCTTTACTTGTTAAAAGAAGAGAAGTTATATTTACACCAAAAATTTTAGTAGTATTTAAAATGTTGATTTCAGTTATAACAGTTTTAATAGCAACTAGGTATTTATGGTCTGCCAAAAACATTTTTAGTACGACAACTTCTAGTACAGTTATCTCATTATATATTTGTTTATTAGTTTTATGTTTATTTAGTGTGCACAAAATAGGTAAAACAGTAGTTTGGCTTAATTATAAAAAACAGTATAAAGCTATTAACTCCCAAATTAAACAACTACAACAGTTTTTTACAGATGAATACCTTAATAATAACAAGCTAAAAATTGAACATTACTTTAATCATATTAAGGATAATAGTGGTGAACTTTTTGTTCATAAACAACAAAAGTTATTAAACATAAATAGGCTATTGAATGAGAGAAAAACAATAATTTATAAAGCAAATATGCCCTTAGTAAAACTAAAATATGCCTTAGTGATATTTGTTTTAATTATTTCAGCTATATACACTAGTGGCAGTTTGCCAACATATATTCAAAAATTTCAGCAAGTTACAGGTTTACAGCTTAAAACAGCACAAACATACGTATACTATCAGCCAAAAATTAAAGCCAATGTAAGAGATAAAGGCTCACTCACTGGGCAGGTATTATTTGTAGTATCTAAAGATCAAAAATTAAAGTACTTAAACCAACAAACACAAGATAATGAAGGTAGAGTTTGGTATTACGTTGAAACCCAAAAAGGCAAAGGATGGATTTGTAAAAAAATAATAAAGCCTATTGAATAG
- a CDS encoding ABC transporter permease, producing MKSLAFASRNRKEILRDPLTIIIGMGLPVILLVLLSIMQKSIPNNLYNIEKLAPGIAVFSFSFISLFTGMLIAKDRSSSFLMRVFASPLTAQEYILGYTIPVLPIALLQIIICFTTAFFFGLNFALSVIAASLVLMLISLLYIGFGLLFGVVLTDKQVGGFFAIFVNITTWLSGTWFELSLVGGMFKKIAYTLPFAHAVDAVKYTLAGNYNQILTPMLWVAVYTVVVFVLAIAIFNKRLKA from the coding sequence ATGAAAAGCCTAGCCTTTGCCTCACGTAATCGTAAAGAAATTTTAAGAGATCCCTTAACTATCATAATAGGTATGGGTTTACCCGTAATACTACTAGTGTTATTATCTATAATGCAAAAAAGCATACCTAATAACCTCTATAATATTGAAAAACTAGCACCAGGGATTGCCGTTTTTAGCTTTTCGTTTATATCATTATTCACTGGTATGTTAATAGCGAAAGACCGTAGCAGTAGTTTTTTAATGAGAGTATTTGCTTCACCTTTAACAGCCCAAGAATATATCTTAGGTTATACTATTCCAGTACTGCCAATTGCCTTGTTACAAATAATAATTTGTTTCACAACAGCCTTTTTCTTTGGCTTAAACTTTGCCTTAAGCGTAATAGCAGCTAGTCTAGTATTAATGCTAATATCCTTGCTTTATATAGGCTTTGGCTTACTGTTTGGAGTAGTATTAACAGATAAACAAGTAGGAGGATTTTTCGCCATCTTTGTTAACATAACAACATGGCTAAGCGGAACATGGTTTGAGTTAAGCCTAGTAGGGGGCATGTTTAAGAAAATAGCCTACACTCTACCATTTGCACACGCTGTAGATGCCGTAAAATATACCCTAGCAGGTAACTACAATCAAATACTTACCCCAATGTTATGGGTGGCTGTTTATACAGTAGTGGTATTTGTGTTGGCTATAGCTATATTCAATAAAAGACTAAAAGCCTAA
- a CDS encoding DUF4179 domain-containing protein: MKNNLNDFNKIKASDNLKQRILNSVIYEEDRKVKKMKTYNNVKKKRAFAPMIAVILIAFSSLMVYGVTKLEYFKSYFGESIYLVKEDVYQDILTVKNDNYTVTLEAVLADDYRLSSVISIKANKKELITTLDSMKKNIKLQRKENGIIAYTYGVKELKQHDTEDTKYFLINTVALSNKLTDIVKLSVNEKLVLNIPTKSTLNYKTINIDSKYYKDSDYVPKKITVSQIGLMVEGFENKVQHQIPNPQVTLVFENNKKVVVWDGGPDEMTMTGYRDDKEQNNSTTVFCSFPNIVDVNKLTKVIVDNQDYIIQ, from the coding sequence ATGAAAAATAACTTAAATGATTTTAATAAAATAAAAGCAAGTGACAATTTAAAGCAAAGAATTTTAAATTCTGTAATATATGAAGAAGATAGAAAGGTAAAAAAAATGAAAACATATAATAATGTAAAGAAAAAAAGAGCATTTGCTCCAATGATAGCTGTTATACTTATAGCTTTTAGTAGTCTTATGGTGTATGGAGTAACTAAACTTGAATATTTTAAAAGCTATTTTGGTGAGAGCATTTATTTAGTAAAAGAAGATGTGTATCAAGATATATTAACTGTAAAGAATGACAATTATACTGTAACTTTAGAGGCTGTATTAGCTGATGATTATAGATTATCATCTGTAATTTCAATTAAGGCTAATAAAAAAGAGCTTATAACAACATTAGATTCTATGAAAAAAAATATTAAACTGCAAAGAAAAGAAAATGGAATTATAGCATACACCTATGGTGTTAAAGAATTAAAGCAACACGATACTGAAGACACTAAGTACTTTTTAATTAATACTGTAGCCTTAAGTAATAAGCTAACAGACATTGTTAAATTGAGTGTTAATGAAAAATTAGTATTAAATATTCCTACAAAAAGTACTCTTAACTACAAAACAATAAATATTGATAGTAAGTATTATAAAGACTCAGATTATGTACCCAAAAAAATAACAGTTTCTCAAATTGGTTTAATGGTAGAAGGTTTTGAAAACAAAGTACAACACCAAATACCAAATCCTCAGGTAACATTAGTGTTTGAGAATAATAAAAAAGTTGTTGTTTGGGATGGTGGTCCCGATGAAATGACTATGACGGGTTATAGAGATGATAAAGAGCAAAATAACTCAACAACTGTTTTTTGTAGTTTTCCTAATATAGTTGATGTGAATAAGTTAACAAAAGTAATAGTAGATAATCAAGACTATATCATACAATAA
- a CDS encoding zinc ribbon domain-containing protein YjdM: MTNIPNCPKCNSEYTYEDAAMYVCPECSHEWPIEVAEAVAEENVVKDANGNILNDGDSVTIIKDLKVKGSSSDLKRGTKVKNIRLVEGDHNIDCKIDGFGAMKLKSEFVKKL; encoded by the coding sequence ATGACCAATATCCCAAATTGCCCAAAATGCAATTCAGAATATACCTACGAAGATGCAGCAATGTATGTCTGCCCCGAGTGTTCTCACGAGTGGCCAATAGAAGTAGCTGAGGCTGTTGCTGAAGAAAACGTAGTTAAAGATGCCAACGGCAATATTCTTAACGATGGCGACTCAGTAACTATAATAAAAGACCTAAAAGTAAAAGGCTCATCATCAGATCTTAAAAGAGGAACAAAGGTAAAAAACATTCGCCTAGTAGAAGGCGATCACAATATAGATTGTAAAATAGATGGCTTTGGAGCAATGAAATTAAAATCGGAGTTTGTGAAAAAACTGTAA
- a CDS encoding AbrB/MazE/SpoVT family DNA-binding domain-containing protein has translation MKAPEGKHVFGTVKVGSKGQIVIPKEARDIFNIKPGDTLLLLGDEKQGIAIVKNEIFTNFAYDILRAQDKEPIEDD, from the coding sequence ATGAAAGCACCAGAAGGAAAACATGTTTTTGGAACAGTTAAAGTTGGCTCTAAGGGGCAAATTGTTATTCCCAAAGAAGCCAGAGATATTTTTAATATTAAGCCAGGTGATACCTTACTATTACTTGGAGATGAAAAGCAGGGTATTGCGATAGTAAAAAACGAGATATTTACAAACTTTGCTTATGATATATTAAGGGCTCAAGATAAAGAACCTATAGAAGATGATTAA
- a CDS encoding CPBP family intramembrane glutamic endopeptidase, giving the protein MTIVVNSLVQALINLVIFSAVPFIWWLIFYRETTNFFSFVGLHKIKIKNTQKYALVFIALILFSLIFVMLVKYSPSLNQNSATTNIEGTGVIYIIAALLFSFVKTALAEEILFRGFIAKRMISRFGFKLGNIIQCFIFGVLHGILFYKLVGLITAILITLLISVSAWFSGWINEKQSGGSIISSWLLHGISNFIASLVALI; this is encoded by the coding sequence ATGACAATAGTAGTTAACTCATTAGTACAGGCTTTAATTAATTTAGTTATTTTTTCAGCAGTCCCGTTTATATGGTGGTTAATATTTTATAGAGAAACCACTAACTTTTTTAGCTTTGTGGGTTTACACAAAATCAAAATAAAAAATACGCAAAAATACGCGTTAGTTTTTATAGCTTTAATTTTATTTTCATTAATTTTTGTAATGCTAGTTAAATACAGCCCAAGTCTTAACCAAAACTCAGCAACTACTAATATAGAGGGTACAGGGGTAATATACATAATAGCTGCATTACTGTTTTCATTTGTAAAAACTGCATTAGCTGAAGAAATCTTGTTTAGAGGTTTTATAGCAAAAAGAATGATAAGCCGTTTTGGGTTTAAACTAGGTAATATAATTCAGTGCTTTATATTTGGTGTATTGCATGGAATCTTATTTTACAAATTAGTAGGTTTAATAACAGCTATACTCATAACCCTGTTAATTAGTGTAAGTGCCTGGTTTAGTGGCTGGATTAATGAAAAACAATCTGGAGGGTCAATAATATCAAGTTGGTTATTACACGGCATATCTAACTTTATAGCCAGTTTAGTAGCATTAATTTAA
- a CDS encoding KTSC domain-containing protein, which produces MKELLMITVSSLIIHSAGYDKENKVVFIRFLKNSSLYCYFNVPYSIFNDLINSSSVGSYFTKNIKNVYQYQKLE; this is translated from the coding sequence ATGAAAGAGTTATTAATGATTACTGTATCCTCATTAATTATTCATAGTGCAGGATACGATAAAGAAAATAAAGTAGTTTTTATCAGGTTTTTAAAAAACAGCTCACTATATTGTTATTTTAATGTACCTTATAGTATTTTTAATGATTTAATTAACTCATCTTCGGTGGGCTCTTATTTCACTAAAAACATAAAAAATGTATATCAATATCAAAAACTCGAATAA
- a CDS encoding ABC transporter ATP-binding protein, translating into MKAIEIKNLTKKYKEHCAVNSLNLSIKKGEFFALLGQNGAGKTTTIKMLCCLLTATSGDAILLGDSIINNSEAVKQKINVSPQETAVAPNLTVKENLEMFAQIYGSNKKQAKQKASEMIKTFSLSEKANTRAKSLSGGMQRRLSIALALISNPQIIFLDEPTLGLDVRARRELWKHIKSLKGKITIVLTTHYLEEAEALADRIAIMHNGNLQALGTVNEIKEQTNEQSLEEAFLKLTDMEVI; encoded by the coding sequence GTGAAAGCAATAGAAATAAAAAACCTAACCAAAAAATATAAAGAACATTGTGCTGTAAACTCACTAAACTTAAGCATAAAAAAAGGAGAGTTTTTTGCTTTGCTTGGCCAAAATGGTGCCGGTAAAACTACGACCATAAAAATGTTATGTTGTTTACTAACTGCAACCAGTGGTGACGCCATTTTATTAGGGGATAGCATAATAAATAATAGCGAGGCAGTTAAACAAAAAATAAACGTATCTCCTCAAGAAACAGCAGTAGCTCCTAATTTAACAGTCAAAGAAAACCTCGAGATGTTTGCCCAAATTTACGGTAGCAATAAAAAACAAGCCAAACAAAAGGCAAGTGAAATGATAAAAACATTTTCACTTAGTGAAAAAGCTAATACCAGAGCAAAATCATTATCTGGTGGAATGCAAAGAAGATTAAGCATTGCTTTAGCCTTAATCTCTAACCCTCAAATTATATTTTTAGATGAACCAACGTTGGGTTTAGATGTACGCGCAAGACGAGAGCTGTGGAAACATATTAAAAGCCTTAAAGGAAAAATAACTATAGTATTAACAACCCACTATCTCGAAGAAGCCGAAGCCCTAGCAGATAGAATAGCTATTATGCATAATGGTAACCTACAAGCCTTAGGTACCGTAAATGAAATAAAAGAGCAAACAAATGAGCAATCACTTGAGGAAGCATTTTTAAAACTAACAGATATGGAGGTAATATAA
- a CDS encoding alpha/beta hydrolase: protein MIIKIILILLLLLLALAGLYVYNNLNYYKKPKKQTQKAGFVEKQIQLPNGTVLNYGEGPNNGLSLMLIHAQTAAWQDYEPVLPELSKHFHIYAIDCHGHGKSSKDPSKYSAEEMGKDFIWFIKNVIKQQTIVSGNSSGGLLAAWLAANSPENVQAIVLEDPPFFSCEANRCEKSFAWIDSFQPMHEYLKQTEQTDYVMYYIKNCHWLKYFGNGREGIINYAQKYREKHPNKKLQFFFLPPSINKTFRFLDYYDPRFGDGFYDCSWLKNFNHAETLAKINCDSVLIHANFKYENDILLAAMDNKDAQKASSLIKNNELIKVNASHVVHSHKPQLFIKIMKDFLGKLQS from the coding sequence ATGATAATAAAAATAATACTAATCTTGTTATTGCTATTATTAGCTTTGGCAGGTCTTTACGTATATAACAACTTAAACTATTATAAAAAGCCAAAAAAGCAAACTCAAAAGGCTGGATTTGTGGAAAAACAAATACAGCTACCTAATGGTACGGTACTTAACTATGGTGAAGGACCTAATAATGGACTTTCACTTATGTTAATACATGCACAAACAGCTGCTTGGCAGGACTACGAACCAGTATTACCAGAGCTATCTAAACACTTTCATATTTATGCCATTGATTGTCATGGGCATGGTAAGTCTAGCAAAGATCCTAGTAAGTACAGTGCCGAAGAAATGGGCAAGGATTTTATTTGGTTTATAAAAAACGTAATTAAACAACAAACAATTGTATCTGGGAACTCATCAGGAGGTTTATTAGCGGCTTGGCTCGCAGCCAATTCTCCCGAAAATGTACAGGCTATTGTTTTAGAGGATCCTCCTTTTTTTTCATGTGAGGCTAATCGTTGTGAAAAGAGCTTTGCTTGGATTGATTCATTTCAACCTATGCATGAGTACCTAAAACAAACAGAACAAACAGACTATGTAATGTACTATATCAAGAATTGTCATTGGTTAAAGTACTTTGGTAATGGTAGAGAAGGAATAATAAACTACGCCCAAAAATATCGTGAAAAACACCCTAACAAAAAGCTACAGTTTTTCTTTTTGCCACCTAGCATTAATAAAACTTTTAGATTTTTAGATTACTACGACCCTCGGTTTGGTGATGGCTTTTATGATTGCTCATGGCTCAAAAACTTTAATCACGCTGAAACCTTAGCTAAAATAAACTGTGATTCGGTTTTAATACACGCTAATTTTAAGTATGAAAACGATATATTATTGGCAGCAATGGATAACAAAGATGCTCAAAAAGCCAGTTCATTAATAAAAAATAATGAACTAATAAAAGTAAATGCTAGTCACGTAGTACATAGCCATAAACCACAGCTATTTATTAAAATAATGAAAGATTTTTTAGGTAAACTGCAGAGTTAA
- a CDS encoding sigma-70 family RNA polymerase sigma factor: MNRSDIYQNINNINKIVEDYSDMVLRLAYMYVKNISDAEDITQEVFIKFFNSKIEFRDKEHIKAWLITVTKNAAKDNVKSWWKRMTSIFEDNFTVTDNYFGSDVIKQVLDLPLKYRDIIYLYYYEGYSTVEIAKKLSMKEATVRTRLSRGRSLLKIELGGLV; the protein is encoded by the coding sequence ATGAACAGAAGTGATATATATCAAAATATAAATAACATTAATAAAATTGTTGAAGACTATTCAGATATGGTCTTACGATTGGCATACATGTATGTAAAAAACATTTCCGATGCAGAAGATATAACACAAGAGGTATTTATAAAATTTTTTAATTCAAAAATAGAGTTTAGGGATAAAGAGCATATAAAAGCTTGGTTAATTACAGTTACCAAAAACGCAGCTAAAGATAACGTAAAGTCTTGGTGGAAGAGAATGACATCAATCTTTGAGGATAACTTTACGGTAACAGATAATTACTTTGGTAGTGATGTTATAAAGCAAGTTCTCGACTTGCCCCTTAAATACCGAGATATTATTTACTTATATTACTATGAAGGATATTCAACAGTTGAAATAGCAAAAAAACTTAGTATGAAAGAGGCCACTGTAAGAACCAGATTAAGTCGTGGTAGGTCACTTCTTAAAATAGAATTAGGAGGGTTAGTATGA